A window of the Lactobacillus amylovorus DSM 20531 genome harbors these coding sequences:
- a CDS encoding FAD-dependent oxidoreductase — translation MDKRKVIIVGASHGGHESAIELLDKYDDVDVTVYEAGDFISFMSCGMQLYLEGKVTAKDDVRNFAPEDVEAKGGHVYANHEVTAIHPDDKTVTVKDVVSGKESQVEYDKLILSSGVTPKTLPVPNRDLKNIFLMRGRDWATKLNVAKDDPAIKNVVVIGAGYIGIEASEVFAKAGKHVTLMDMIDRPLGTYLNPELTNILEPVFKDHMDLKMNAKITGFKGEDKVSGVETDQGVVPADLVIVSAGVTPNTTWLKGTVDLDQRGWIKTDPYLRTNVKDVYAIGDAILPLSIPAGKPMPIALATTARREAQYLVDHLFEAKPDKAFKGVIGASALSVFDYHFATAGLNQFSAKRNDVPYATSFYEDSMRPAYIPEKDNPKVYVSLTFNPYNHQILGGAVLSKYDITAQGNVLALAISHKMTLEDLAEQDFFFQPGFDRQWSLLNLAAQHALGLAKF, via the coding sequence ATGGATAAGAGAAAAGTAATTATTGTTGGTGCTTCACACGGTGGTCATGAATCTGCCATCGAATTATTAGATAAATACGATGACGTTGATGTAACTGTTTATGAAGCCGGCGACTTTATTTCATTCATGTCATGCGGAATGCAACTTTATCTTGAAGGCAAAGTAACTGCTAAAGATGACGTACGCAACTTTGCACCCGAAGACGTTGAAGCTAAAGGCGGCCATGTCTACGCTAACCACGAAGTAACTGCTATTCATCCAGACGACAAGACTGTAACCGTTAAGGACGTCGTTAGCGGCAAAGAAAGCCAAGTAGAATACGACAAATTGATCTTGTCTTCCGGCGTAACTCCTAAGACCTTGCCAGTACCAAACAGAGATCTAAAGAACATCTTCTTAATGCGTGGTCGCGACTGGGCAACCAAGTTGAATGTTGCCAAAGATGATCCAGCTATCAAGAATGTTGTAGTCATTGGTGCCGGCTATATTGGTATCGAAGCAAGTGAAGTCTTTGCTAAAGCCGGCAAGCATGTAACTTTAATGGATATGATCGATCGTCCTTTGGGCACTTACCTTAACCCCGAACTTACCAATATCTTGGAGCCTGTATTTAAGGATCACATGGATCTTAAGATGAACGCTAAAATTACTGGCTTTAAGGGTGAGGACAAAGTTTCTGGCGTTGAAACCGACCAAGGCGTAGTTCCTGCAGATTTGGTCATCGTTTCTGCTGGTGTAACTCCTAATACTACATGGTTAAAGGGTACCGTTGATCTTGATCAAAGAGGCTGGATTAAGACTGACCCATACCTTAGAACCAATGTTAAGGATGTTTATGCAATCGGGGATGCCATCTTGCCACTTTCAATCCCTGCAGGCAAGCCAATGCCAATTGCTTTGGCAACAACTGCCCGCCGCGAAGCACAATACTTGGTAGATCACCTATTTGAAGCTAAGCCAGACAAGGCCTTCAAGGGTGTCATCGGTGCTTCCGCATTGAGCGTCTTTGACTATCACTTTGCTACAGCAGGTTTGAACCAATTTTCAGCTAAGAGAAATGACGTTCCATACGCAACCAGCTTCTATGAAGACTCAATGCGTCCAGCTTATATTCCTGAAAAAGACAATCCTAAGGTTTACGTAAGTTTGACCTTCAATCCATACAATCACCAAATTTTAGGTGGTGCTGTTCTTTCTAAGTATGATATTACTGCACAAGGCAACGTTTTAGCTTTGGCAATTAGTCACAAGATGACGCTTGAAGACTTGGCTGAGCAAGACTTCTTCTTCCAACCTGGATTTGATCGTCAATGGAGCTTACTCAACTTGGCTGCACAACACGCCTTAGGTTTAGCTAAATTCTAA
- a CDS encoding restriction endonuclease: MDRFEKMMINLLSKMGYKGPDGDAWVTQKTNDGGIDGILNQDPLGLRKVLIQVKRYEEGNNVGRQTISQFHGDLDLQGADRGVFITTSSFTKGAEMAAKTFNIKLIDGDTLTKLMIDYKVGVQVQKTYELFEIDNDFFDKKDN, translated from the coding sequence ATGGATAGATTCGAAAAGATGATGATTAATCTTTTAAGTAAGATGGGCTATAAAGGTCCAGATGGTGATGCATGGGTCACTCAGAAAACCAATGATGGCGGAATTGATGGGATTCTTAATCAAGATCCACTTGGATTGCGCAAAGTCTTGATACAAGTAAAACGCTATGAAGAGGGAAACAATGTAGGTCGTCAAACTATCAGTCAGTTTCATGGTGATCTTGATTTGCAAGGTGCTGATAGAGGCGTGTTTATCACTACATCTTCGTTTACTAAGGGTGCAGAAATGGCAGCTAAGACTTTTAATATAAAGTTGATTGATGGTGATACTTTAACTAAGTTGATGATTGATTACAAGGTTGGAGTTCAAGTCCAGAAGACTTACGAATTGTTTGAAATTGATAATGACTTCTTTGATAAGAAAGATAATTAA
- a CDS encoding pyridoxamine 5'-phosphate oxidase family protein, which yields MKKLDTNKLTDEQIKFFNEHLAYMATVNKEGKPAVGPKGSLKAIDATTVQYLEKTKSEAFANLKNGSEAAIVVADVPTHKALRVRGFAEIHEDDDYAKNILKDTKFPNAFVVNIKIDEIDA from the coding sequence ATGAAAAAATTAGATACAAACAAACTCACTGATGAACAAATAAAGTTCTTTAATGAACACTTGGCATACATGGCAACTGTCAACAAGGAAGGTAAGCCAGCAGTTGGTCCTAAAGGTTCACTTAAGGCCATTGACGCAACTACTGTTCAATATTTAGAAAAGACTAAGTCTGAAGCTTTTGCCAACTTGAAGAATGGTTCAGAAGCAGCTATCGTAGTTGCCGATGTCCCAACTCACAAGGCATTACGTGTTAGAGGCTTTGCTGAAATTCATGAAGATGATGACTATGCCAAAAATATTTTAAAGGACACCAAGTTTCCTAATGCATTTGTAGTCAATATCAAAATTGATGAAATTGATGCTTAA
- the yjeM gene encoding glutamate/gamma-aminobutyrate family transporter YjeM, with the protein MEKKDNQVKIRLGSLVLMIFSSIFGFSNSLTAFYQMGYSSIIWYIVTAFLFFLPSALIFAEYGAAFKGIRGGIFSWLEGSTNEKVAFIGTFIWLSAWVIWLVSSTQFFLVSVSTAVFGHDTTQSWHLWGLSSTQLLGILEVIFLAIVTFCAAKGIDKIKAINNIGGIFTLAIAIGFTVVSLFVFILNHGQLAEPVTAQNLVHSPNPSFQSPIAIISFTVYALFAYGGLETTSGVIDSVDKPEKTYPKGLIIAMVMMTALYVVNIFMCGVAVNWNKDLGVKGVDLANVEYVLINNIGVVTGKSLGLSHSESLAIGSAFSHFAGIADVLSGIAAAFLMVYSPIKSFIEGCDPRLLPKKLVELNKHGMPERSMWVQAIIVSIIILFISFGGNAAGQFYTILMDMMNVSSSAPYLFLIAAFPFFKARKDLDRPFVFIEGKKKVWATTIVVWLVVAIGIIFTCIEPLFTGDYQTSFWTAIGPVAFGLVAWIYYSYREHKEKVLN; encoded by the coding sequence ATGGAGAAGAAAGATAATCAGGTCAAAATTAGACTTGGCAGCCTAGTTTTGATGATTTTCTCTTCTATTTTTGGATTTAGTAATTCACTGACGGCCTTTTACCAGATGGGATACTCAAGTATCATTTGGTACATCGTAACCGCCTTTTTATTCTTCTTACCATCCGCACTGATCTTCGCGGAATATGGTGCAGCCTTCAAAGGTATCAGAGGTGGTATCTTCTCATGGCTTGAAGGATCAACTAATGAAAAAGTAGCATTTATCGGAACTTTTATTTGGCTATCCGCTTGGGTTATCTGGCTGGTATCTTCTACTCAGTTCTTCTTGGTATCAGTCTCAACCGCTGTTTTCGGACATGACACAACCCAAAGCTGGCACTTATGGGGATTATCTTCAACCCAGTTATTAGGTATCTTAGAAGTTATCTTCTTAGCAATCGTAACTTTTTGTGCCGCTAAGGGAATTGATAAAATAAAGGCGATCAATAATATTGGTGGTATCTTTACTTTGGCAATTGCCATCGGCTTTACGGTTGTTTCATTATTTGTATTCATTTTGAATCATGGACAATTGGCTGAACCAGTTACTGCACAAAACTTGGTTCATTCACCCAACCCATCATTCCAATCACCAATCGCAATTATTTCATTCACCGTTTATGCATTGTTTGCTTACGGTGGTCTTGAAACTACTTCAGGTGTTATTGACTCAGTTGATAAGCCAGAAAAGACTTACCCAAAGGGTTTGATTATTGCCATGGTAATGATGACTGCACTTTACGTAGTTAACATTTTCATGTGTGGTGTTGCCGTTAACTGGAACAAGGACTTAGGTGTTAAAGGCGTTGACCTTGCTAACGTAGAATATGTTTTGATCAACAACATTGGTGTTGTTACTGGTAAGAGCTTGGGCTTGTCACATTCAGAATCCCTCGCAATTGGTTCCGCATTCTCACACTTTGCCGGAATTGCCGACGTTTTGTCAGGTATCGCTGCCGCATTCTTGATGGTTTACTCACCAATCAAGTCATTTATCGAAGGCTGTGATCCACGTCTTTTGCCAAAGAAGTTAGTTGAACTCAACAAGCACGGGATGCCTGAACGTTCAATGTGGGTACAAGCAATTATCGTAAGCATCATCATCTTATTCATTTCATTCGGTGGTAACGCTGCTGGTCAATTCTACACAATATTGATGGACATGATGAATGTTTCTTCATCAGCACCATACTTGTTCTTGATTGCTGCATTCCCATTCTTCAAGGCCAGGAAGGATTTGGATCGTCCATTTGTCTTCATCGAAGGTAAAAAGAAAGTTTGGGCAACTACCATTGTCGTTTGGTTAGTTGTTGCCATCGGTATTATCTTTACTTGTATCGAACCACTCTTTACTGGCGATTATCAAACTTCATTCTGGACTGCAATTGGTCCCGTCGCATTCGGTCTTGTTGCGTGGATTTACTATTCATATCGCGAACATAAGGAAAAAGTTTTAAACTAA
- a CDS encoding cysteine hydrolase family protein — MTNEALLIIDYTNDFVDDKGALTCGKPAQELDDAITNLADEFLKEGKWVIIPTDLHFKGNPYHPETKLFPPHNLPNTWGRKLYGKVGKWYEEHKDNDHVIFMDKMRYSAFAGTPLDLILRERKIDTLHLIGVCTDICVLHTAMDAYNRCYNLVVHENGVASFDQTGHKWALNHFKTCLGAEVVD; from the coding sequence ATGACAAACGAAGCTTTATTAATCATCGATTACACCAACGATTTCGTAGATGACAAGGGTGCGCTCACCTGCGGCAAGCCAGCACAAGAATTGGACGATGCAATTACCAATTTGGCTGACGAATTTTTAAAAGAAGGCAAGTGGGTGATTATCCCAACTGATTTGCACTTTAAAGGCAATCCTTATCATCCTGAAACTAAACTTTTCCCACCTCACAATTTGCCAAATACTTGGGGAAGAAAGTTATACGGCAAGGTTGGTAAATGGTATGAAGAGCACAAGGATAATGATCATGTGATCTTTATGGATAAAATGCGCTATTCAGCTTTTGCCGGCACTCCATTGGATTTGATTTTGCGTGAGCGTAAGATTGATACTTTACATTTGATTGGTGTCTGCACCGACATTTGTGTTTTGCATACTGCTATGGATGCGTATAATCGCTGCTACAATTTAGTAGTGCATGAAAATGGCGTGGCAAGTTTTGATCAAACGGGTCACAAATGGGCATTGAATCACTTCAAGACTTGTTTGGGTGCTGAAGTTGTAGATTAG
- a CDS encoding bacterial Ig-like domain-containing protein, translated as MRNKISVAHDISLVKNPNYDFPTRDAINFATDKSGTVIKPCKVNVSEDKITTNEAGLYPVTYSYGKAKAHVTVEVRSDDNEGIVKADKTPQPGAGSATSWFKHFKTSGHWGKSFVPETKSHTLKSGEFHLKTYFYFFYQPAILSQSGTHNGLVGPVPEGLAVSIGTAYTTMYSSPHNMRSHIVAYKLNQISNRYIMQKLPWMSWNKFTRLASQVKVSPYIKTGHGQAFSATKKYLYVIANDHLLKNTPNSEEIMQISKKNLRIKRIWSFKIWNNGANDGRYIHNAVFINDHTFIAEYHRLTDHCFEYWEVTRNGDSWIPKEIGAAKGDFTFNNSPVQGMAYDKKRKQIYLAFNDYLFKLNRKGRVLDTGSFHTGREFEGICVNGNHFYTELAQRPELFRQRIK; from the coding sequence TTGAGAAATAAGATCTCAGTTGCTCATGACATCAGCTTGGTAAAGAATCCAAACTATGATTTTCCAACTAGGGATGCCATCAACTTTGCTACAGATAAGTCAGGTACTGTAATTAAACCATGTAAGGTGAATGTTTCTGAAGATAAGATCACCACTAATGAAGCAGGTTTATATCCAGTAACTTATTCTTACGGTAAGGCCAAGGCTCATGTTACTGTTGAAGTAAGATCAGATGATAACGAAGGTATTGTCAAGGCAGACAAGACGCCACAACCTGGTGCAGGAAGTGCTACTAGTTGGTTTAAACACTTCAAGACTTCAGGTCACTGGGGCAAGAGCTTCGTACCAGAAACTAAGTCACACACCTTAAAGAGTGGCGAATTTCATTTAAAGACTTACTTTTACTTCTTTTATCAACCAGCAATTTTGAGTCAAAGTGGTACTCACAATGGTTTAGTTGGACCTGTACCAGAAGGTTTGGCTGTTTCAATAGGTACAGCTTACACAACTATGTACAGCTCACCACATAATATGCGTTCACACATTGTTGCTTACAAGCTCAACCAGATTTCTAATCGCTATATTATGCAAAAGTTGCCATGGATGTCTTGGAATAAATTTACCCGCTTAGCCTCTCAAGTGAAGGTTAGTCCATACATTAAGACAGGTCATGGTCAAGCTTTCAGCGCAACCAAGAAGTATCTTTATGTAATTGCTAATGATCACTTGTTGAAGAACACTCCAAATTCAGAAGAAATCATGCAAATCAGCAAGAAGAACTTGCGCATTAAGCGTATCTGGTCCTTCAAGATTTGGAACAATGGTGCAAACGACGGTCGTTACATTCACAATGCTGTGTTTATCAATGATCATACATTTATCGCAGAATATCACCGTTTAACTGATCACTGTTTCGAATACTGGGAAGTAACTCGCAATGGCGATAGCTGGATTCCAAAAGAAATCGGTGCAGCTAAAGGTGATTTCACGTTTAACAACTCACCAGTTCAAGGTATGGCTTACGATAAAAAGAGAAAGCAAATTTATTTAGCTTTCAATGATTATTTGTTTAAATTAAATAGAAAGGGTCGTGTGTTGGATACTGGCTCTTTCCATACTGGTCGTGAATTTGAAGGTATCTGCGTCAATGGTAATCATTTCTATACAGAACTTGCTCAACGCCCAGAATTATTTAGACAAAGAATCAAGTAG
- a CDS encoding IS982 family transposase: MNCLKLKRFSHHLQVSFKDLVIICRHWYRLYAPAEFTHRRNIDQIKTTDSLILALLIWQAKTGIESQRRFCECFNCLSHSRFNRRSRQLLQLIYQIRQEMNKKVDLNGQFLIIDSFPVPVCQPIRNYRAKIFRGYANIGYKATKKIYFYGFKVHAIVSDDGYILDYVVTKASVHDARETVELIENTHPSNYYLLGDEGYLGKELHQQLKQMGYELWTPYRKNMTGAKKHNDHQLMAIRRTIESDFSLLTYYNAENNRARSLIGFQSRLEIAILAYNLAYCLERFN; the protein is encoded by the coding sequence TTGAACTGCCTTAAGCTTAAGCGTTTTAGCCACCATTTACAAGTTAGTTTTAAAGATTTAGTGATAATTTGTCGGCACTGGTATCGTTTGTATGCACCGGCTGAGTTTACTCATCGGCGAAATATTGATCAAATTAAAACTACGGACAGTCTGATTTTGGCTTTACTTATCTGGCAAGCTAAGACAGGAATTGAATCACAAAGAAGATTCTGTGAATGTTTCAATTGTTTATCACACTCACGTTTTAATCGGCGTTCACGTCAGCTATTGCAATTGATTTATCAGATACGGCAAGAAATGAATAAAAAGGTTGACCTGAATGGACAGTTCTTGATCATTGACAGCTTTCCGGTACCTGTTTGCCAACCAATTCGCAACTATCGTGCTAAAATTTTTCGCGGTTATGCCAACATTGGTTATAAGGCCACCAAGAAAATTTACTTCTATGGTTTCAAAGTTCATGCTATTGTTAGCGATGACGGTTACATTCTTGATTATGTCGTAACAAAGGCATCAGTTCATGATGCCAGGGAGACAGTTGAACTGATAGAAAATACCCATCCATCTAATTACTATCTTCTTGGCGACGAAGGCTATTTAGGCAAAGAACTGCATCAACAGCTAAAACAAATGGGTTATGAACTTTGGACACCATATCGTAAAAATATGACAGGAGCTAAAAAGCACAATGATCATCAATTGATGGCTATTCGCAGAACAATTGAAAGCGACTTTTCGCTTCTGACCTATTACAATGCCGAGAACAATCGAGCACGTAGTCTGATAGGCTTTCAAAGCCGGTTGGAAATTGCAATTTTAGCTTATAATTTGGCTTATTGTCTAGAACGATTTAACTAG
- a CDS encoding aldo/keto reductase, giving the protein MSLLDEAVVLNDGSLMPKVGITVTSDEDVAKAMKAGYRLLNCTADKKIDFKNLSPQTYVEIQVSEKVNTREEMRNNLKEIRNNLVAKHADLAMLRLSDDAERNKQLWQELEQVKIQGWLKNIGVTNANGDTLAAILKAPKIKPSVIHLDYEDGSLIKLARENKMQVELSVAGDIDALAEIAGHYGTSTMELVLRYFAQKRIVPIVQADDIVENPQTDFTIAPEDMGTIGQLFAGK; this is encoded by the coding sequence ATGTCATTATTAGATGAAGCAGTTGTTTTGAATGATGGTAGCTTGATGCCAAAAGTTGGCATCACTGTTACCAGTGATGAAGATGTCGCAAAGGCAATGAAGGCAGGCTATCGTTTGCTTAATTGCACTGCGGATAAAAAAATCGATTTTAAAAATCTGAGTCCGCAAACTTACGTGGAAATTCAGGTTTCTGAAAAAGTTAATACGCGTGAAGAGATGCGTAATAATTTGAAAGAAATCAGAAATAATCTGGTTGCTAAACATGCCGATTTGGCTATGCTTCGCTTAAGTGATGACGCCGAACGTAATAAGCAACTTTGGCAAGAATTAGAACAAGTTAAAATCCAAGGCTGGCTCAAGAATATTGGTGTAACCAATGCTAATGGTGATACCTTGGCTGCTATTTTGAAAGCACCTAAGATTAAGCCCAGCGTAATTCATTTGGATTACGAAGATGGATCTTTAATCAAATTAGCTAGAGAAAACAAGATGCAAGTGGAACTTTCGGTTGCAGGCGATATTGATGCATTGGCCGAAATCGCCGGCCATTATGGTACAAGCACGATGGAATTAGTTTTGCGCTACTTTGCCCAAAAGAGAATTGTGCCAATTGTTCAAGCAGATGATATCGTTGAAAATCCGCAAACTGACTTTACGATTGCCCCAGAAGATATGGGAACAATCGGCCAGCTCTTTGCGGGTAAGTAA
- a CDS encoding OsmC family protein, whose product MSEYLVKSKLEGTEWQIANQAREHEFICDDNDKEHDKGPNPVEYLCGSVNSCIVMSAGMVAKSHGLDVKNFRVENNAKTESLGHGKSVVTEMNIKVFFDSEMSKDEKEKFLAHTLHVSTVYQTVKEAVKIYVELA is encoded by the coding sequence ATGAGTGAATATTTAGTAAAGTCCAAGCTTGAAGGCACAGAATGGCAAATTGCTAACCAGGCCCGTGAGCATGAATTTATCTGTGATGACAACGATAAGGAACATGATAAGGGTCCTAACCCGGTCGAATATCTATGTGGTAGCGTAAATTCCTGCATCGTAATGTCCGCAGGAATGGTCGCTAAGTCACATGGTTTAGACGTGAAAAATTTTCGTGTAGAAAATAATGCTAAAACTGAAAGTCTAGGTCACGGCAAATCCGTCGTAACTGAAATGAACATAAAAGTCTTCTTTGACTCAGAAATGTCAAAGGATGAGAAGGAGAAGTTTTTAGCTCATACTTTGCATGTCTCAACTGTTTATCAAACTGTCAAAGAAGCTGTCAAAATTTATGTTGAATTAGCTTAA
- a CDS encoding MFS transporter, with protein sequence MAKKKSIYTKDVVLVMAASFFFMFSTMFVNPLINGYAKNLGASSAFAGVIVGIMSVAAMFLRPIAGNLTDKFSKYRLSFIGGVLILIGVLGYIFTPSSAWLLLFRLINGTGYVLCTVCMTTWLAFLVPRQHVGEAMGFYGLMNALAMALAPALSINIYQKIGYRESLIASAISALLMVIAIQFVGDHAKPIVKDKSKMPKKHFKLIQMNVLPVAILTTLFATPYFVTQADIVTYVEQKHLSVAVGSYFLIYAVVLLIIRIGLKRYFDTVRFGVWFWISLISTVAYISLLAMMNNNWQMALAAAGMAMGYGIIYSVLQSTALLLAPIEEQGLASSTFYLGLDIAMAFGPMLSGVVDSVLPIEWFYPVELVLIPFMLLVYFIWRKRLNEAIDHH encoded by the coding sequence TTGGCAAAGAAAAAATCTATTTATACCAAAGATGTTGTATTAGTGATGGCAGCATCTTTCTTCTTTATGTTTAGTACGATGTTCGTTAATCCGTTGATCAATGGCTATGCCAAGAACTTAGGGGCAAGCAGCGCCTTTGCCGGTGTAATCGTAGGTATTATGAGCGTTGCCGCAATGTTTTTGCGTCCTATTGCCGGCAATTTGACAGATAAGTTTTCAAAATATCGTCTATCTTTTATTGGCGGTGTTTTGATTTTAATTGGTGTATTAGGCTATATCTTTACGCCATCAAGTGCTTGGCTGCTTTTATTCAGATTGATCAATGGTACCGGCTATGTTTTGTGTACCGTTTGTATGACAACTTGGCTGGCATTCTTGGTGCCGCGGCAGCACGTGGGCGAAGCAATGGGCTTTTATGGTTTGATGAATGCCTTAGCCATGGCTTTGGCACCGGCATTATCGATTAATATTTATCAAAAAATCGGTTATCGTGAGAGCTTGATCGCCTCGGCTATTTCCGCATTATTAATGGTAATAGCTATCCAATTCGTTGGTGATCATGCCAAGCCAATTGTTAAAGATAAAAGCAAGATGCCTAAAAAGCATTTCAAGCTTATTCAGATGAATGTTTTACCGGTAGCGATTTTGACTACCTTGTTTGCGACACCATATTTTGTAACGCAGGCAGATATCGTTACCTATGTTGAACAAAAGCATTTGTCTGTTGCCGTAGGATCATATTTCTTGATCTATGCGGTAGTACTGCTGATCATCAGAATTGGGTTGAAACGCTATTTTGATACTGTTCGCTTCGGTGTTTGGTTCTGGATTAGCTTAATCTCAACCGTCGCATATATCAGCTTATTAGCCATGATGAACAATAATTGGCAAATGGCTTTAGCCGCAGCCGGAATGGCAATGGGCTATGGCATTATTTATTCAGTTTTACAATCAACCGCACTTTTACTTGCTCCGATTGAGGAACAAGGTTTAGCTAGTTCTACCTTTTATTTAGGACTTGATATTGCGATGGCCTTTGGCCCAATGCTAAGCGGAGTAGTTGATAGCGTGTTGCCAATTGAATGGTTTTATCCAGTAGAACTAGTATTGATTCCATTTATGCTGCTAGTTTATTTTATCTGGCGCAAACGTTTAAACGAAGCAATTGACCACCATTAA
- a CDS encoding sensor histidine kinase, which produces MIQKFRWKFIGTSVAALLLVLLITLGGLVGITRVQSKNEVDRVLTALVKNAGHLSPRNAHAAFGNQNDPINRNFLGGPYNPEAVYQYRYFAVTVDASHRVTVVNDNNVYQVNSTKIKSITRKALSDHQDSGSVDVGRNQYAYRVAKNSVGQTMVVFLNETLIYNRFWLLFRVAVVLGIGSLIVFAVVLILVSGRAIKPIVDNYHKQQEFITNAGHELKTPVAVISANTEMEEMLGNNSEWNESTKEQVEKLTKLINRLISMARAGETGEITLSKVDFSKLVEDATQDFKSVMKQNHYVYQVSIRQGLNVVAEKHSLNEVINILLDNARKYCDPNGKVRVELSKSALSKNAVLRVSNTYKEGKNEDYSHFFDRFYREDESHNSKKGGFGIGLSMARELVEAFHGRISVSHKGDDIVFTVVLKIAK; this is translated from the coding sequence ATGATTCAAAAATTCCGTTGGAAGTTCATCGGGACTTCCGTTGCTGCATTGCTGCTGGTTTTGTTAATCACTCTGGGCGGTCTTGTCGGGATCACGCGAGTGCAAAGTAAGAATGAAGTTGACCGCGTATTAACTGCCTTGGTCAAAAATGCGGGTCACTTATCACCACGTAATGCACATGCGGCCTTTGGCAATCAAAATGATCCCATCAACCGTAATTTCTTAGGTGGGCCATATAATCCTGAAGCTGTGTATCAATACCGCTATTTTGCAGTGACAGTGGATGCGTCACACCGTGTGACCGTAGTTAACGATAATAATGTTTATCAGGTTAACAGTACGAAAATTAAAAGCATTACAAGAAAGGCTTTATCTGACCATCAAGATTCAGGCAGCGTAGATGTAGGTCGAAATCAATATGCTTACAGGGTTGCCAAAAACTCCGTCGGTCAAACAATGGTCGTATTTTTAAACGAAACGCTAATTTACAACCGTTTCTGGCTGTTATTTAGAGTGGCCGTGGTACTGGGGATCGGTTCACTGATCGTCTTTGCCGTAGTTTTGATCTTGGTTTCTGGTCGGGCAATTAAACCGATCGTTGATAACTACCATAAGCAACAGGAATTTATTACAAATGCTGGACATGAATTGAAAACTCCAGTTGCGGTCATTTCGGCCAACACTGAGATGGAAGAGATGCTGGGCAATAACTCCGAATGGAACGAAAGTACCAAGGAGCAGGTAGAAAAACTGACTAAACTGATTAACCGGCTGATTTCAATGGCACGGGCTGGTGAAACCGGTGAAATCACATTAAGCAAGGTTGATTTTTCTAAACTAGTTGAAGATGCTACCCAGGATTTCAAATCTGTGATGAAGCAGAATCACTATGTTTATCAAGTTTCGATTCGCCAAGGCCTCAATGTAGTGGCGGAAAAACATTCTTTGAACGAAGTAATTAATATCCTACTTGATAATGCTAGAAAATATTGTGATCCTAACGGCAAGGTTAGAGTTGAACTGAGTAAAAGTGCTTTAAGTAAAAATGCCGTTTTACGGGTAAGCAATACATATAAAGAAGGAAAAAACGAAGATTACAGTCACTTCTTCGACCGTTTTTATCGTGAAGATGAATCACATAATTCTAAGAAAGGTGGATTCGGCATTGGTTTGTCCATGGCTCGCGAATTAGTCGAAGCCTTTCATGGTCGAATCAGTGTCAGTCACAAAGGTGATGACATCGTCTTTACAGTAGTTTTGAAGATTGCTAAATAG